The proteins below are encoded in one region of Parus major isolate Abel chromosome 7, Parus_major1.1, whole genome shotgun sequence:
- the ZNF142 gene encoding zinc finger protein 142 isoform X2, which translates to MSTAVTVSEGAGREMETLCSELLLPTPGEVGAVGSPGVASTGLAGTPPLAASQDLLQAEASVPGEGAHAEGSNVEIFIEAVAGNVTLSNVASATEVLVKVVELYFCERCGQSFSEASLLSQHQCLLLPPPEHLELSGALLASASEGQSDPRGSELSGASTQEGSAPECLLCPICQEAFLQPGQLKEHFKTHRSLSGALPCPERGCHFTTEDRKQLRSHLRHLHGASPVSCACRACPLLFPSRQAMEQHHRTHFPFHCGHCDFITANAKLFWQHRKCHTTESPPEMPTTGSPPGSDPHSLDECCILPSASEGQEEQDNCNPGWKASTAEARPAKPAGIGDSSLKGQKASAGDEDSDSSGDESPEEDGENLCEAEAKEDGKAAPKNVGVPQAQHFKGDVAEGSEYLYKTHMCPECKRCFKKRTHLVEHLHLHFPDPSLQCPNCHKYFTSKSKLKIHMMRETGEKAHRCPLCHYSSVEKNALNRHMASMHEDISNFYSDVYSCPVCEEKFRLSQALKEHLKTHKAEPKRLSCFHGDCNYCAEDRKEFVRHLKDAHGIKAVECKYHACSLLFGTAEAMEAHRKTHYAFHCQQCDFICSNKHVFRKHKKQGHPGSEQLQCSFCPYATFNPVEFHDHVGKMHANEKIHKCTECAFATAHKRVLIRHMLLHTGEKPHKCELCDFTCRDVSYLSKHMLTHSNDKNFMCTECGYITKWKHYLNVHMRKHTGDLRYQCNQCSYRCHRADQLSSHKLRHQGKSLICEVCGFACKRKYELQKHMQAKHSQNYQVPVFQCQYCTYQTKYKQALLNHENCKHTKQKEFRCALCSYCTFSNTSLFFHKRKIHGYVPGDKDWLENYASKELEISSSEALFGYELGAALHVDASSPLTGKEQWMKEKPSQVESQGEEGYQQVFMVPLLEQDAAAPESSSKAERGMAEGEQSCPIAGNALEDDCMQGNAATGSTELTVSEDVAESCTLHLEALNVSSDSLLVNLTGEACVPQPESVEMLSCKDPPAAYEMLGSQDGLGLEDSGNTLEDIPDFEEEVDVQEDKVVKGSVAAGDNQEKDTLREDTGHLEGSCSDHHKVVADTEVRETSQAKLPEAWLSMLKTPEQGHLPAPEDVITSSDNARGGSESVLKALRKQDKEQAETLVLEGRVQMLVVQSESQVFKCEKCSYITRKEKSMSLHSKASCQSRRAPLVCHECGASFKQQRGLNTHLLKKCPVLLKNKILKPTNLEAPGLCQPADQSGDNGTETAESKNGGSEEPGHAENPWEAELLPDKTQAAGIPLAGAQTSGCHASEKSLLGDSTEVAEEPPQQGGGTEPGGAAGASQPGKPSEKYRLEGGKLHCNACSFVCSRVTTITSHVEDGCRNLEQFWCSLCPEAFNSQRALKSHCAEKHIPRRGASQVHPKRDEPQRTELPEEDPLSVEKDQTSELPLDAAPPKATPPKRRRFTCPTCPFTCHQERAMKTHKKRGCVTLGEFRCTSCPFTSKVAKALRLHRRLHRKHYSKRPQLQCRQCEFTCKQARCLRQHIRIKHEGVKPHKCRYCEFSTTRRYRLEAHQSLHTGVGRIACGICSQTFGTNSKLRIHRLRVHEKTPTHFCALCDYSSYLQNDITRHVNSCHHGELNFGCSRCEARFSSETALKQHVLRRHEEKVSYSCPRCDFVCHSEATLKCHVQKQHPHLECSTCKETFATREALEEHKTQHFSHRCELCSFAAKERQQLVRHYMESHEPVAPQDKPLHCPFCDFACRHQLVFDQHMKGHGGTRMYKCSDCEYTTKNRQKITWHIRIHTGEKPYKCHLCKYACADPSRLKYHMRIHKEERKYLCPDCGYKCKWVNQLKYHMTKHTGLKPYRCDECEYCTNRADALRVHKETRHQDARSFICEQCGKAFKTRFLLKTHLKKHSEEKPYVCNACGRAFRWAAGLRHHYLTHTNEHPFFCRYCPYKAKQKFQVIKHIQRHHPEHRAVDPSQGVGKDPSTHTVHLHTVQRESQDKGLPRMEQEAGCPAEKDCTPQ; encoded by the exons CGAGgcctccctgctgtcccagcaccagtgcctgctgctgccccctCCAGAGCACCTGGAACTCTCAGGGGCACTGTTGGCTTCTGCCAGCGAGGGCCAGAGTGACCCCAGAGGCTCAGAGCTGTCTGGAGCCAGCACAcaggagggctctgctcccGAGTGCCTGCTGTGCCCCATCTGCCAGGAGGCATTTTTGCAGCCTGGCCAACTCAAGGAGCACTTCAAGACCCACCGTTCCCTGTCGGGAGCCCTGCCCTGTCCCGAGAGGGGCTGCCACTTCACCACAGAGGACCGCAAGCAACTGCGCAGTCACTTGCGCCACCTGCATGGGGCCTCCCCTGTGTCCTGCGCCTGCCGGGCCTGCCCGCTGCTCTTCCCCAGCCGCCAGGCCATGGAACAGCACCACCGGACACACTTCCCCTTCCACTGTGGCCACTGCGACTTCATCACAGCCAATGCCAAGCTCTTCTGGCAGCACAGGAAGTGTCACACCACAGAGTCCCCTCCTGAGATGCCCACAACAGGCAGCCCCCCAGGTTCAGACCCCCACAGCCTTGACGAGTGCTGCATCCTGCCATCGG CATcagaagggcaggaggagcaaGATAATTGCAACCCTGGCTGGaaagccagcacagcagaagcCAGGCCAGCAAAGCCTGCAGGTATTGGGGACAGCTCCTTGAAGGGACAGAAAGCATCAGCTGGAGATGAGGACTCAGACAGCAGTGGGGATGAGTCACCAGAAGAGGATGGTGAGAACCTCTGCGAAGCTGAGGCCAAAGAGGATGGGAAGGCAGCTCCCAAAAATGTTGGAgtgccacaggcacagcacttCAAAG GGGATGTTGCAGAAGGCTCCGAGTACCTCTACAAAACCCACATGTGCCCCGAATGCAAGCGGTGTTTCAAAAAGCGGACTCACCTGGTAGAGCACCTCCACCTGCACTTCCCTGACCCCAGCCTGCAGTGCCCCAACTGCCACAAGTATTTCACCAGCAAAAGCAAGCTGAAAATCCACATGATGCGGGAGACAGGTGAGAAGGCTCATCGCTGCCCACTCTGCCACTACAGCTCAGTGGAGAAGAACGCCCTCAACCGCCACATGGCCAGCATGCACGAGGACATCTCCAACTTTTACTCCGATGTTTACTCCTGCCCCGTCTGTGAGGAGAAGTTTCGCCTCAGCCAGGCCCTGAAGGAGCACTTGAAGACTCACAAAGCTGAACCCAAGAGGCTGAGCTGCTTTCACGGGGACTGCAATTACTGTGCGGAGGACCGGAAGGAGTTTGTCCGTCACCTCAAGGATGCTCATGGCATCAAGGCAGTGGAGTGCAAGTACCACGCCTGCTCGCTGCTCTTTGGCACGGCTGAGGCCATGGAGGCTCACCGGAAGACCCACTACGCCTTCCACTGCCAGCAGTGTGACTTCATCTGCTCCAACAAGCATGTTTTCCGCAAGCACAAGAAACAGGGGCACCCAGGCAGtgagcagctccagtgcagtTTCTGCCCCTATGCCACTTTCAACCCTGTGGAGTTTCATGACCATGTGGGCAAGATGCACGCCAATGAGAAGATCCACAAGTGCACTGAGTGTGCCTTCGCTACAGCGCACAAGCGGGTGCTCATCCGGCACATGCTGTTGCACACTG GAGAAAAACCTCACAAGTGTGAGCTCTGCGACTTCACGTGTCGGGATGTGAGCTACCTGTCCAAGCACATGCTGACCCACTCCAATGACAAGAACTTCATGTGCACCGAGTGCGGGTACATCACCAAGTGGAAGCATTACCTGAACGTCCACATGCGCAAGCACACTGGAGATCTCCG GTACCAATGTAACCAGTGCTCGTACCGGTGTCACCGTGCTGACCAGCTGAGCAGCCACAAGCTACGGCACCAGGGTAAAAGTCTGATCTGCGAGGTGTGTGGCTTTGCCTGCAAGCGCAAGTACGAGCTGCAGAAGCATATGCAGGCAAAGCACTCGCAGAACTACCAGGTGCCTGTCTTCCAGTGCCAGTACTGCACCTACCAGACCAAGTACAAGCAGGCGCTGCTGAACCATGAGAACTGCAAGCACACCAAGCAGAAGGAGTTTCGCTGTGCCCTCTGTTCATACTGCACCTTCAGTAACACCAGCCTCTTCTTCCATAAGCGCAAGATTCATGGCTATGTTCCTGGTGACAAGGACTGGTTGGAAAATTACgccagcaaggagctggagaTCAGCTCATCTGAGGCACTCTTTGGCTATGAGCTCGGTGCAGCCCTGCATGTGGATGCCAGTTCGCCCCTCACTGGCAAGGAGCAGTGGATGAAGGAGAAGCCATCCCAGGTGGAGTCCCAGGGAGAAGAGGGCTACCAGCAAGTGTTCATGGTGCCCCTCCTtgagcaggatgctgctgcaccagagagcagcagcaaggcagagagAGGCATGGCtgagggggagcagagctgtcctaTTGCTGGCAATGCCCTGGAAGATGACTGCATGCAAGGAAATGCTGCCACAGGCTCTACTGAGCTCACTGTTTCTGAAGATGTGGCAGAGAGCTGCACCTTGCACTTGGAGGCACTGAATGTCTCATCTGACTCTCTCCTGGTGAACTTGACTGGAGAAGCCTGTGTGCCCCAGCCAGAGAGTGTGGAAATGCTGTCCTGCAAGGACCCTCCTGCAGCCTATGAGATGCTGGGCTCCCAGGATGGCCTTGGCTTGGAGGATAGTGGCAATACACTCGAAGACATTCCAGACTTTGAGGAAGAGGTAGATGTACAGGAAGACAAAGTGGTGAAGGGCAGTGTAGCAGCAGGAGACAACCAGGAAAAAGACACCCTAAGGGAGGACACGGGCCACCTTGAGGGATCATGCTCAGACCACCACAAGGTGGTGGCAGACACTGAGGTGAGAGAGACCAGCCAAGCCAAGCTGCCAGAGGCCTGGCTCAGCATGCTGAAGACACCTGAACAGGGCCACCTGCCTGCCCCAGAGGATGTGATCACCTCCAGTGACAATGCCAGGGGCGGTTCGGAGTCAGTGCTGAAGGCTCTGCGGAAGCAGGACAAGGAGCAGGCAGAGACACTGGTGCTGGAGGGCAGGGTGCAGATGCTGGTGGTGCAGTCGGAGAGCCAGGTCTTCAAGTGTGAGAAGTGCTCATACATCACGCGGAAGGAGAAATCCATGTCCCTGCACTCCAAAGCCAGCTGCCAGAGCCGCCGGGCCCCGCTCGTGTGCCATGAGTGTGGTGCCAGCTTTAAGCAGCAGAGGGGACTCAACACTCACCTCCTAAAGAAATGTCCAGTTCTCCTGAAGAACAAGATCCTCAAACCAACCAATCTGGAGGCACCCGGACTGTGCCAACCTGCTGACCAGTCTGGTGATAATGGtacagaaacagcagagagcAAGAATGGAGGCTCAGAGGAGCCTGGGCATGCTGAGAACCCTTGGGAAGCTGAGCTGCTACCTGATAAAACACAAGCAGCAGGCATTCCTTTGGCTGGGGCACAGACATCGGGCTGTCATGCCTCTGAGAAATCCTTGCTGGGTGACAGCACAGAGGTGGCAGAAGAGCCTCCCCAGCAAGGGGGTGGGACTGAGCCaggtggagctgctggtgcctcGCAGCCTGGGAAACCCTCAGAGAAATACCGActggagggagggaagctgCACTGCAATGCCTGCTCTTTTGTGTGCTCCCGTGTCACCACCATCACCTCCCACGTGGAGGATGGCTGCCGGAACCTGGAGCAGTTCTggtgctccctgtgccctgagGCCTTCAACTCCCAGCGGGCTCTCAAGAGCCACTGTGCTGAAAAGCACATCCCAAGGAGGGGTGCATCCCAAGTGCATCCCAAGAGGGATGAACCCCAAAGGACTGAACTCCCTGAGGAGGACCCACTCAGTGTTGAGAAAGACCAGACCAGCGAGCTCCCACTGGATGCAGCCCCACCAAAAGCCACCCCGCCCAAGAGGAGGCGTTTCACCTGCCCCACCTGCCCCTTCACCTGCCACCAGGAACGGGCCATGAAGACTCACAAGAAGAGGGGCTGCGTGACCCTGGGTGAGTTTCGCTGCACCTCTTGCCCCTTCACCTCCAAGGTGGCTAAAGCGCTGCGGCTGCACCGCAGGCTGCACCGCAAGCATTACAGCAAACGGCCACAGCTGCAATGCCGCCAGTGCGAGTTCACCTGCAAGCAGGCCCGGTGCTTGCGGCAGCACATCCGCATCAAGCACGAGGGGGTGAAGCCACACAAGTGCCGCTACTGCGAGTTCAGCACCACTCGACGCTACCGCCTGGAGGCCCACCAGTCCCTGCACACGGGCGTGGGGCGCATCGCCTGCGGCATCTGCAGCCAGACCTTCGGCACCAACTCCAAGCTGCGCATCCACCGCCTGCGGGTGCATGAGAAGACACCCACCCACTTCTGCGCGCTCTGCGACTACAGCAGCTACCTGCAGAATGACATCACCCGTCACGTCAACAGCTGCCACCACGGCGAGCTCAACTTTGGCTGCTCCCGCTGTGAGGCTCGCTTCAGTTCTGAGACGGCCCTCAAGCAGCACGTCCTGCGACGGCACGAGGAGAAGGTTTCCTACAGCTGCCCACGCTGCGACTTCGTGTGTCACAGTGAGGCCACGCTCAAGTGCCACGTGCAGAAGCAGCACCCACACCTGGAGTGCAGCACCTGCAAGGAGACCTTCGCCACCCGGGAGGCACTGGAGGAGCACAAGACGCAGCATTTCAGCCACCGCTGTGAGCTGTGCAGCTTTGCAGCCAAGGAGCGGCAGCAGCTGGTGCGGCATTACATGGAGAGCCACGAGCCGGTTGCCCCCCAGGACAAACCCCTGCACTGCCCTTTCTGTGACTTTGCCTGCCGGCACCAGCTTGTGTTTGACCAGCACATGAAGGGCCACGGGGGCACCCGCATGTACAAGTGCTCAGACTGTGAGTACACCACCAAGAACAGGCAAAAGATCACGTGGCACATCCGCATCCACACTGGTGAGAAGCCCTACAAGTGCCACCTCTGTAAATATGCCTGTGCTGACCCCTCACGTCTCAAG TATCACATGCGGATCCacaaagaggagaggaaatacCTCTGTCCCGACTGCGGCTACAAATGCAAGTGGGTGAACCAGCTCAAGTATCACATGACAAAGCACACAG GCCTGAAGCCATACCGCTGCGATGAGTGCGAGTACTGCACCAACCGCGCGGACGCCCTGCGGGTGCACAAGGAGACGCGGCACCAGGACGCCCGTTCCTTCATCTGTGAGCAGTGTGGCAAGGCCTTCAAGACCCGCTTTCTCCTCAAGACTCACCTGAAGAAGCACAGCGAGGAGAAGCCCTATGTGTGCAACGCCTGCGGGCGGGCTTTCCGCTGGGCAGCTGGCCTGCGCCACCACTACCTGACCCACACCAACGAGCACCCCTTCTTCTGCCGCTACTGCCCCTACAAGGCCAAGCAGAAGTTCCAGGTCATCAAACACATCCAGCGGCATCACCCTGAGCACAGGGCTGTTGACCCTAGCCAGGGGGTGGGAAAGGACCCCAGCACACACACCGTCCACCTTCACACCGTGCAGAGGGAAAGCCAGGACAAGGGGCTCCCCAGGATGGAGCAAGAAGCAGGGTGCCCTGCAGAGAAGGATTGCACACCACAGTGA